The Chitinophaga caeni genome segment TGCAATACATTTACGAGAATGACCTATCATTGGCATGGGTTATATCTTAAATTTAAATATAATAGCCCCTATCACCTTCAATTAGCATGGTATATGGAATTGAACAACAACAACAAGAACATGGGACGCAGGATATTTTTGCTCGGCTTCATGGGAGCCGGCAAAACTTACTGGGGAAAGCAGTTAGCCGAACATTTAGGTCTGCCGTTTTATGACATTGATGAAGTGATCGTGGAAGAAGAAGGGATGCCGGTAAGCGATATTTTTGCCGAGAAAGGCGAAGATTATTTCCGCATGCGTGAAACCGAGGTACTCAAAGATGTCAGCGAACAACCGGAGTTCCTCGTTTCCTGCGGCGGCGGAACACCCTGTTTTTCGGATAATATGGATTGGATGAACAACCAAGGCATAACCGTATGGATCAATCCTAGTATAGAAACTATGGTGGAGCGCTTGCAAAGAAAAAAATATAAACGTCCGCTGATCCAAGATCTTACCGATGACGATCTGTCTGCTTTCGTTGAGAAAAAATTGAACGAGAGAATACAGTTT includes the following:
- a CDS encoding shikimate kinase, with translation MELNNNNKNMGRRIFLLGFMGAGKTYWGKQLAEHLGLPFYDIDEVIVEEEGMPVSDIFAEKGEDYFRMRETEVLKDVSEQPEFLVSCGGGTPCFSDNMDWMNNQGITVWINPSIETMVERLQRKKYKRPLIQDLTDDDLSAFVEKKLNERIQFYQLSQKIITADELSLDYLINEITNA